One Ammoniphilus sp. CFH 90114 genomic window carries:
- a CDS encoding phosphatidylglycerol lysyltransferase domain-containing protein, translated as MMILISNRNQPSIQLGTWNFHEIRLNDLDLFSDYMGKSGHPVNLWSSNFPYLWSLSQSPTGKVLWKIVNEMLVIFVRTKKNALHLQCLPFGPGDREKLVDVVHECMNYCREWNRGKARTRLKTINEEQLEYLKHSSKFQNLFVRKRVLGIERHYSITQLLHLRGKEFEYVRRKINKFYRNYPTAVIRPYGNEDYDDLIKLNDIWRQTSGTKYSTIYDTGYYPILVKDQQDLKQKVLIVEIEGNIVGMLVGSVLPNGQSWCALRKCMNNLDGISEALIIHFVKMIHDIDPSIELLNDGSDLGTKGLSFFKEKFRPVKNLKRYRLFLKK; from the coding sequence TGGAATTTCCATGAAATAAGATTGAATGATCTTGATTTGTTTAGTGACTATATGGGTAAGAGTGGACACCCGGTTAATCTCTGGTCCTCAAATTTTCCCTACCTTTGGTCTCTCTCACAATCCCCCACAGGAAAGGTACTTTGGAAAATCGTAAATGAAATGTTGGTTATATTTGTACGAACGAAAAAAAACGCATTACATTTACAATGTTTGCCTTTTGGCCCTGGAGATCGTGAGAAACTGGTTGATGTTGTCCATGAATGCATGAATTACTGCAGAGAGTGGAATAGAGGGAAAGCAAGAACGAGGCTTAAGACAATAAATGAGGAGCAACTAGAATACCTAAAACACTCCTCTAAATTTCAGAATCTTTTTGTCAGGAAGCGTGTACTAGGTATTGAAAGACATTATAGTATCACACAACTGCTTCACTTGAGGGGAAAAGAATTTGAATATGTCAGGCGCAAGATAAATAAGTTTTATCGGAATTATCCTACGGCAGTTATAAGGCCCTACGGTAATGAAGATTATGATGATTTAATTAAATTGAATGACATATGGAGACAAACATCCGGTACAAAGTACTCAACTATTTATGATACCGGTTATTATCCAATCCTTGTTAAGGACCAGCAAGATTTGAAACAGAAGGTACTGATCGTTGAGATAGAAGGCAACATCGTTGGTATGCTTGTCGGCAGTGTACTGCCGAATGGACAATCATGGTGTGCCTTAAGAAAATGCATGAACAACTTAGATGGAATATCGGAAGCATTGATCATTCACTTCGTGAAAATGATTCATGATATAGACCCTAGTATTGAATTGTTGAATGATGGGAGTGACTTGGGAACCAAGGGTCTTTCATTTTTTAAGGAAAAATTTAGGCCGGTTAAAAATCTTAAGCGTTATCGATTGTTTCTAAAGAAGTAG